The following are encoded in a window of Mycobacterium sp. ELW1 genomic DNA:
- a CDS encoding GAF domain-containing protein has product MSDAEPHKTDTTAGLSPLAGQLEKIVELLGVKSVLVMRSEADSMVVAATAGEATKHYTVGAAGKKALDDAARVPLYCEKVVDADSPLFVRDSREDATFAGNEDETEFGLHNYLGLPVHDASGSVVGTVCVLDDSAREYTDEQRSQLSAFRGDVEAVLRDDGTALG; this is encoded by the coding sequence ATGTCTGATGCCGAACCCCACAAGACGGACACCACCGCGGGGCTCTCACCGCTGGCCGGCCAGCTGGAGAAGATTGTTGAGCTGCTCGGGGTGAAGTCGGTGCTGGTGATGCGCTCCGAAGCCGATTCGATGGTGGTGGCGGCCACCGCCGGTGAGGCCACCAAGCACTACACGGTGGGCGCGGCCGGCAAGAAAGCCCTCGACGACGCTGCCCGGGTGCCGCTCTACTGCGAGAAGGTGGTCGACGCTGACAGCCCGTTGTTCGTGCGGGATTCGCGCGAAGACGCGACGTTCGCCGGCAACGAGGACGAGACGGAGTTCGGCCTGCACAACTACCTGGGCCTGCCGGTGCACGACGCGTCGGGAAGCGTGGTGGGCACGGTCTGCGTGCTCGACGACTCCGCGCGTGAGTACACCGACGAGCAGCGCTCGCAGCTGTCGGCGTTCCGGGGTGATGTCGAAGCGGTATTGCGGGACGACGGCACCGCCCTGGGCTGA
- a CDS encoding beta-eliminating lyase-related protein, producing MVTVPIPSSAFASDNAAPAHPRALEAIQAANDGAVMSYGDDPTTQCAADRIRDAFDSPGADVLFAFTGTGANIIALSAAVRPWHEILCSDVAHSLLDEAGGPVRVSGASLVALPSVDGLIDPALLDRRITRRGEVHHSQPRIVTITQSTENGRVWQPEVIAAFIDHAHELDLLVHVDGSRVANAIAALGVSPLHAVGDADIVTVGGTKNGMLFGDAILVRRPEHFAGIEFTQKQIGHLASKHRYVAAQFDAMLTDGVWLETAAHANALAKKLSSGLTELGLHLASATEANEVFVDLPADALAAVHQHFAVHVPDPHAPAARFVCSWATTDADVDAALAAVAQAKTV from the coding sequence ATGGTTACTGTGCCCATCCCCTCCAGCGCGTTCGCTTCCGACAACGCCGCTCCCGCACACCCGCGAGCTCTCGAGGCGATCCAGGCCGCCAATGACGGCGCCGTCATGTCCTACGGCGATGACCCCACCACTCAATGCGCGGCCGACCGCATCCGGGACGCCTTCGACTCCCCCGGCGCCGATGTCCTCTTCGCTTTCACCGGCACCGGTGCGAACATCATAGCGCTCAGCGCCGCCGTGCGGCCCTGGCACGAAATCCTCTGCAGCGACGTCGCGCACAGTCTGCTCGACGAGGCCGGCGGTCCCGTGCGGGTATCCGGCGCCAGCCTCGTCGCGCTGCCCAGCGTTGACGGCCTCATCGACCCGGCTCTGCTGGACCGCCGCATCACCCGCCGCGGCGAGGTGCACCACTCCCAACCGCGCATCGTCACCATCACCCAGTCCACCGAGAACGGCCGGGTCTGGCAGCCCGAGGTGATCGCGGCCTTCATCGACCACGCGCACGAACTCGATCTGCTGGTCCATGTAGACGGCTCCCGCGTTGCCAATGCCATTGCCGCCCTGGGTGTCTCGCCACTGCACGCCGTCGGCGACGCCGACATCGTCACCGTCGGCGGCACCAAGAACGGCATGCTGTTCGGCGACGCGATCCTGGTGCGCCGCCCTGAACACTTCGCCGGTATCGAGTTCACCCAGAAGCAGATCGGCCACCTGGCGAGCAAACACCGTTATGTTGCAGCGCAATTCGACGCCATGCTGACCGACGGTGTCTGGCTCGAGACAGCGGCCCACGCCAACGCCTTGGCCAAGAAACTCAGCTCAGGCTTGACCGAACTCGGCCTGCACCTGGCGTCGGCCACCGAGGCCAACGAAGTGTTCGTCGACCTGCCCGCCGACGCGCTGGCCGCGGTGCACCAACACTTCGCCGTGCACGTGCCCGACCCGCACGCGCCGGCCGCCCGGTTCGTCTGTTCGTGGGCGACCACCGACGCCGACGTCGATGCCGCCCTGGCTGCGGTCGCTCAGGCGAAGACCGTCTGA
- a CDS encoding metallopeptidase TldD-related protein has protein sequence MIPAQQVVELALQAATVDETIVIVTDRAEASLRWAGNSMTTNGVSTTRSTTVISIVRTGDSSHTGAVRSSDVNPAAIAVLVAAAEHAAHAAPDARDSAPLLTGSGTPDDWNESIPETGAGVFADVAESLSGGFGRTDRLYGYAHHVVETTFLATSTGLRRRFTQPTGSVEINAKRDGASAWAGISTPWFTEVPTDTLLDDLAMRLGWAGRTVELPAGRYETLMPPSAVADMMIYLGWSMDGRGAEEGRTALSAPGGGTRVGERLTELPLTMYSDPFAPGLECAPFVAATSGSETISVFDNGLDIGRVDWIRDGAINALAYPRAAAAEFETSVAVPADNLLMTGGSAELADMVAATERGLLLTTLWYIRTVDPTTLLLTGLTRDGVYLIEDGEVTGAVNNFRFNESPLDLLRRTTEAGLPEQTLPREWGDWATRAVMPTLRIPDFHMSSVSQAQ, from the coding sequence ATGATCCCCGCCCAGCAGGTCGTCGAGTTGGCCTTGCAGGCCGCGACCGTCGACGAAACGATCGTGATCGTCACCGATCGCGCCGAGGCGTCGCTGCGGTGGGCCGGGAACTCGATGACCACCAACGGTGTGTCGACCACCAGGTCCACGACGGTGATTTCGATTGTGCGCACAGGAGATTCGTCGCACACCGGAGCAGTCCGCAGCAGTGACGTGAACCCGGCGGCGATCGCGGTGTTGGTGGCCGCCGCCGAACACGCCGCCCACGCCGCACCCGACGCCCGCGACAGTGCGCCGCTGCTGACCGGCAGCGGTACCCCGGACGACTGGAACGAGTCGATTCCGGAGACCGGGGCCGGGGTATTCGCCGATGTCGCCGAATCACTCTCGGGCGGCTTCGGACGCACCGACCGGCTGTACGGCTACGCCCACCATGTCGTCGAGACGACGTTCCTGGCGACCTCGACCGGGCTCCGCAGGCGTTTCACCCAGCCGACCGGAAGCGTGGAGATCAACGCCAAGCGCGACGGTGCCAGCGCGTGGGCGGGCATCAGCACCCCGTGGTTCACCGAGGTGCCCACCGACACGCTGCTCGACGATCTGGCGATGCGACTCGGCTGGGCCGGCCGGACCGTCGAGCTGCCCGCCGGCCGCTACGAAACGTTGATGCCGCCGTCCGCGGTGGCCGACATGATGATCTACCTCGGCTGGTCGATGGACGGCCGAGGCGCCGAGGAGGGCCGGACGGCGTTGTCGGCCCCCGGTGGTGGCACCCGCGTCGGGGAGAGGCTCACCGAACTGCCGCTGACGATGTATTCCGATCCGTTCGCACCGGGACTGGAGTGCGCGCCGTTCGTCGCAGCCACCAGCGGTTCGGAGACGATCTCGGTGTTCGACAACGGGCTCGACATCGGGCGGGTGGACTGGATCCGCGACGGCGCGATCAACGCGCTGGCCTACCCGCGGGCCGCGGCCGCCGAGTTCGAAACGTCGGTCGCCGTACCGGCCGACAACCTGCTGATGACCGGCGGCAGCGCCGAGTTGGCCGACATGGTGGCGGCCACCGAGCGCGGTCTGCTGCTGACCACGCTGTGGTACATCCGCACCGTCGATCCGACCACCCTGCTGCTGACCGGGCTGACCCGCGACGGGGTGTACCTGATCGAAGACGGCGAAGTCACCGGAGCGGTCAACAATTTCCGCTTCAACGAGAGCCCGCTGGATCTGCTGCGGCGCACCACCGAGGCGGGACTGCCCGAGCAGACGTTGCCGCGCGAATGGGGTGACTGGGCGACCCGAGCGGTGATGCCGACGCTGCGAATCCCCGACTTCCACATGTCGTCGGTGAGCCAGGCGCAATAA
- a CDS encoding CsbD family protein, giving the protein MGDSGPEEAVKGIVEDVKGKAKEVVGIVTDKDDLREEGRAQQDKAEAARDVAKKEAEAEAARAAEQAAEARQKAAE; this is encoded by the coding sequence ACCCGAAGAGGCCGTCAAAGGCATCGTCGAAGACGTCAAGGGCAAGGCCAAGGAAGTCGTCGGCATCGTCACCGACAAAGACGACCTACGCGAAGAAGGCCGCGCTCAGCAGGACAAGGCAGAGGCCGCCCGCGATGTAGCGAAGAAGGAAGCCGAAGCTGAGGCTGCTCGCGCCGCAGAGCAGGCCGCCGAAGCACGCCAGAAGGCCGCCGAGTAA
- a CDS encoding carboxymuconolactone decarboxylase family protein, translated as MADDLDAVLTQLVVQSPADLQRLVGLIRTTCGDTLSLTPLPAQTPVSAPESDAEKVVAEFAEQFSVDVSSISDRQREALTGALGAASFAAVIQMFFADFLPRVRNGLEVLGLPVGWVPEEPVWDPSIDAGDVLFNQLLPGVARLRSLDPVTTEVVRLRGAVAHNCRLCKSLRESKALDAGGSESMYDDIEHFESSELLTDAHKAALRYADALIWSPARISPAVASGVREHFSQEQARELTLDVMRNASNKIAVSLKADQARVEEGTERYLIDEDGQTVFA; from the coding sequence ATGGCCGATGATCTCGACGCTGTCCTGACCCAGCTGGTGGTGCAGTCACCGGCCGACCTGCAGCGTCTGGTGGGGCTGATCCGCACCACCTGTGGCGACACGCTCTCGTTGACTCCGCTGCCCGCGCAGACGCCGGTCAGCGCGCCCGAGTCGGACGCCGAGAAGGTGGTGGCCGAGTTCGCCGAGCAGTTCAGCGTCGACGTGTCCTCGATTTCCGATCGTCAGCGGGAGGCGCTGACCGGTGCGCTGGGGGCAGCGAGCTTCGCCGCGGTCATCCAGATGTTCTTCGCCGACTTCCTGCCGCGGGTACGCAACGGGCTGGAGGTGCTCGGGTTGCCGGTCGGCTGGGTGCCCGAGGAGCCGGTGTGGGATCCGAGCATCGACGCCGGTGACGTGTTGTTCAATCAGCTGCTGCCCGGGGTGGCGCGGCTGCGGTCGCTGGACCCGGTGACCACCGAGGTGGTGCGGCTGCGCGGAGCGGTCGCGCACAACTGCCGTCTCTGCAAATCGCTGCGGGAGAGCAAGGCCCTGGACGCCGGTGGCAGCGAATCGATGTACGACGACATCGAGCACTTCGAGTCCTCCGAGCTGCTGACCGATGCCCACAAGGCGGCGCTGCGATACGCCGACGCACTGATCTGGTCACCGGCACGCATCAGTCCGGCGGTGGCTTCCGGTGTGCGCGAGCACTTCTCGCAGGAGCAGGCCCGCGAGCTGACCCTGGACGTGATGCGCAACGCCAGCAACAAGATCGCGGTGTCGCTGAAGGCCGACCAGGCTCGCGTCGAGGAGGGCACCGAGCGCTACCTCATCGACGAGGACGGTCAGACGGTCTTCGCCTGA
- a CDS encoding sugar ABC transporter permease, whose amino-acid sequence MAKVTTRRVRSTVLGYALLAPSLFGVVCFLLLPMLVVVWLSLHRWDLLGPIRYVGLDNWRSVLTDAGFGNSLLVTLAFIAIVVPVQILLGLFAAALLSRELPGSGVFRTVYVVPWVCSPLAVAVLWHWILAPTDGAVSTLLGRRVEWLTDPGLALPVVSAVTVWMNVGYVTLFFLAGILAIPPQIHAAARLDGATSWQRFWHITLPMLRPTLFFVSVTGVVSAAQVFDTVYALTGGGPAGRTDLVAHRIYAEAFGAAAIGRAAVMALVLFVILVGATIVQHLYFRRRISYDLT is encoded by the coding sequence ATGGCCAAGGTGACGACTCGGCGTGTGCGCTCGACCGTGCTGGGGTACGCGCTGCTCGCACCGAGCCTGTTCGGGGTCGTTTGCTTCCTGTTGCTGCCCATGCTGGTAGTGGTGTGGCTGAGCCTGCACCGCTGGGATCTGCTGGGACCCATCCGCTATGTGGGGCTGGACAATTGGCGTTCGGTCCTCACTGACGCCGGCTTCGGCAACTCCCTGCTGGTGACGCTGGCGTTCATCGCGATCGTCGTTCCGGTGCAGATCCTTCTGGGGTTGTTCGCCGCGGCGCTGTTGTCCCGCGAGCTGCCGGGTAGCGGCGTGTTCCGCACCGTCTACGTGGTTCCGTGGGTGTGCTCGCCGCTGGCGGTCGCGGTGCTGTGGCATTGGATCCTGGCGCCGACCGACGGCGCGGTGAGCACGCTGTTGGGGCGCCGCGTGGAGTGGCTGACCGATCCCGGGCTGGCGTTGCCGGTCGTCTCCGCGGTGACGGTGTGGATGAACGTCGGCTACGTGACACTGTTCTTCCTGGCCGGGATCCTGGCGATTCCGCCGCAGATCCACGCCGCCGCCCGCCTCGACGGCGCGACGAGCTGGCAGCGGTTCTGGCACATCACGCTGCCGATGCTGCGGCCGACGCTGTTCTTCGTCTCGGTGACCGGCGTCGTCAGCGCGGCGCAGGTGTTCGACACCGTGTACGCACTGACCGGCGGCGGGCCCGCCGGGCGTACCGATCTGGTGGCGCACCGGATTTATGCCGAGGCGTTCGGCGCGGCCGCGATCGGGCGGGCAGCGGTGATGGCGCTGGTGCTGTTCGTCATCCTGGTCGGCGCGACGATCGTCCAGCATCTCTACTTCCGCCGGCGGATCAGCTATGACCTCACGTAG
- a CDS encoding TldD/PmbA family protein has translation MSPRDVDADFLALPRHALADAALSAARAAGASYADLRIHAITSEVVQLRDGELQSAVTDREIGLAVRVIVDGTWGFASHAELAPEVAADTARRAVQVATTLALLNAERIELAAEPVYSDVTWVSNYGIDPFTVPTADKIALLGEYSGRLMASDGVDHVSAMVMTVKEQVFYADTFGSSITQQRVRLQPALEAVAVDAAAGSFESMRTLAPPTARGWEAVAGDEVWDWSSELAELPSLLAEKTKAPTVVAGATDLVIDPTNLWLTIHESIGHATEYDRAIGYEAAYAGTSFATPDKLNTMRYGSPVMTVTADRTVDYGLATIGYDDEGVAAQSWDLVRDGIFVGYQLDRVFAPRLGHARSNGCSYADSPHHVPIQRMANVSLQPGAEDLSTEDLISRVSDGIYIVGDKSWSIDMQRYNFQFTGQRFYRIRDGRLDGQLRDVAYQATTTDFWNSMEAVGGPSTWRLGGAFNCGKAQPGQVAAVSHGCPSALFRGVNVLNTREEAGR, from the coding sequence GTGAGTCCCCGTGACGTTGACGCCGACTTTCTGGCCCTGCCGCGCCATGCGCTCGCCGACGCTGCCCTATCGGCAGCCCGTGCGGCCGGCGCCAGCTATGCCGATCTGCGGATCCACGCGATCACCAGCGAGGTGGTCCAGCTGCGCGACGGTGAGCTGCAGAGCGCGGTCACCGACCGTGAGATCGGTCTGGCTGTGCGGGTGATCGTCGACGGCACCTGGGGGTTCGCCTCGCACGCCGAGCTGGCGCCCGAGGTCGCCGCCGACACCGCGCGCCGCGCGGTCCAGGTCGCCACCACGCTGGCGTTGCTGAACGCCGAGCGAATCGAGCTGGCGGCCGAACCGGTCTACAGCGACGTGACGTGGGTGTCGAACTACGGGATCGACCCCTTCACCGTGCCGACCGCCGACAAGATCGCCTTGCTGGGGGAGTACTCCGGTCGCTTGATGGCGTCGGACGGGGTCGATCACGTCTCGGCGATGGTGATGACCGTCAAAGAGCAGGTGTTCTACGCCGACACCTTCGGTTCGTCGATCACCCAGCAGCGGGTGCGGCTGCAGCCGGCGTTGGAGGCGGTGGCGGTTGACGCAGCGGCCGGCAGCTTCGAGTCGATGCGCACGCTGGCTCCGCCGACCGCTCGCGGCTGGGAGGCGGTGGCCGGCGACGAGGTGTGGGACTGGAGCAGCGAACTGGCCGAGCTGCCCAGCCTGCTCGCCGAGAAGACCAAGGCGCCCACGGTGGTCGCCGGGGCGACCGATCTGGTGATCGACCCCACCAATCTGTGGCTGACCATTCACGAATCCATCGGGCACGCCACCGAATACGACCGTGCGATCGGCTACGAGGCTGCTTATGCGGGCACCTCGTTCGCCACCCCGGACAAGCTGAACACGATGCGTTACGGCTCCCCGGTGATGACGGTGACGGCTGATCGCACCGTCGACTACGGTCTGGCCACCATCGGATACGACGACGAAGGAGTGGCCGCACAGAGCTGGGATCTGGTGCGCGACGGCATCTTCGTCGGCTACCAACTCGACCGGGTGTTCGCGCCGAGGCTGGGCCACGCCCGGTCCAACGGCTGCAGCTATGCCGACTCGCCGCACCACGTCCCGATCCAGCGGATGGCCAACGTGTCGCTGCAGCCCGGCGCCGAGGATCTGAGCACCGAGGACCTCATCTCCCGGGTCTCGGACGGCATCTACATCGTCGGCGACAAATCCTGGTCGATTGACATGCAGCGCTACAACTTTCAGTTCACCGGGCAGCGGTTCTACCGGATCCGCGACGGCCGGCTGGACGGCCAGCTGCGCGATGTCGCGTATCAGGCCACCACCACCGATTTCTGGAATTCGATGGAAGCCGTTGGCGGACCGTCGACCTGGCGTCTGGGTGGGGCGTTCAACTGCGGCAAGGCTCAGCCCGGTCAGGTGGCCGCGGTCAGCCACGGCTGTCCGTCGGCGTTGTTCCGCGGGGTGAACGTGCTCAACACGCGCGAGGAGGCCGGTCGATGA
- a CDS encoding IS481 family transposase: MRELSVAEQRYQAVLAVISDGLSISQVASKVGVSRQTLHAWLARYEAQGLEGLIDRSHRPVSCPHQMPAQVEAVVLELRRSRPYWGPRRLVFELSKRGVVPLPSESAVYRALVRAQMIDPHLRDRRSRNWKRWERGAPMELWQMDVVGGFPLADGTSAKALTGIDDHSRMCVCAHLMSRERTRAVCDGLHAALATYGAPEQILTDNGKVFTGRFNHPPVEVLFDAICREHGVEHLLTQPRSPTTTGKIERFHRSLRVEFLSNAAPFTNLKTAQEALDEWVDDYNTTRPHQSLKMATPVERFTAGTTTTRSITPRQHSPDRSSSDWISRTVTTNGVVCVSWQQVSIGRHYAGSRCDVHVDGELLRFFIGEDLVKTAARRSTGEVRNKKACRSSGQT, encoded by the coding sequence ATGAGGGAGTTGAGCGTGGCTGAGCAGCGGTATCAGGCTGTGTTGGCGGTGATCAGCGATGGGTTGTCGATTTCGCAGGTGGCATCGAAGGTTGGGGTGTCGCGCCAGACGTTGCATGCGTGGTTGGCCCGCTATGAGGCGCAGGGCTTGGAAGGGTTGATCGACCGGTCGCATCGGCCGGTGTCGTGTCCGCATCAGATGCCGGCGCAGGTGGAGGCGGTGGTGTTGGAGCTGCGCCGCTCGCGACCGTATTGGGGACCTCGTCGGTTGGTGTTCGAACTGTCCAAGCGTGGTGTGGTTCCGCTGCCCTCGGAGTCGGCGGTCTACCGCGCTTTGGTCCGGGCGCAGATGATCGATCCGCACCTGCGGGATCGGCGCTCGCGCAACTGGAAACGCTGGGAACGCGGCGCCCCGATGGAGCTATGGCAGATGGATGTCGTGGGCGGTTTCCCGCTGGCCGATGGCACCAGCGCTAAAGCGTTGACCGGGATCGATGATCATTCCCGGATGTGCGTGTGTGCCCACCTGATGAGTCGAGAACGCACCCGGGCTGTCTGCGACGGGTTACACGCCGCGCTGGCCACTTATGGTGCTCCCGAGCAGATCCTGACCGATAACGGCAAGGTGTTCACCGGCCGGTTCAACCATCCGCCGGTGGAGGTGCTTTTCGATGCGATCTGCCGCGAGCACGGCGTCGAGCACCTGCTGACCCAGCCGCGGTCCCCGACCACGACCGGCAAGATTGAGCGGTTCCACCGGAGTCTGCGTGTTGAATTCCTCAGCAACGCAGCACCATTCACTAATCTGAAGACGGCCCAAGAAGCACTCGATGAGTGGGTCGATGACTACAACACCACCCGGCCGCATCAGTCGTTGAAGATGGCCACCCCTGTTGAGCGCTTCACCGCCGGCACTACCACGACCCGCTCGATCACACCACGACAGCACAGCCCCGATCGCAGCAGCAGCGACTGGATCAGCCGAACGGTGACCACCAACGGGGTGGTCTGTGTGTCCTGGCAGCAGGTCAGTATCGGCCGCCACTACGCCGGATCACGCTGCGACGTCCACGTCGATGGCGAGCTGCTGCGGTTCTTCATCGGCGAGGATCTGGTCAAAACCGCCGCCCGCCGCAGCACCGGCGAGGTACGAAACAAGAAGGCCTGCCGCTCCAGCGGCCAGACCTAA